In Artemia franciscana chromosome 8, ASM3288406v1, whole genome shotgun sequence, a genomic segment contains:
- the LOC136030543 gene encoding carotenoid isomerooxygenase-like, which translates to MQRRLSEADKNRTKSATKINLSTKPYLSNEDHLYPNCDLYIWLRSCTHEVNTPIVGSTSGEIPTWLRGSLYRNGPGYIEYENQTVNHIFDGAGLLHRFGLRNGCVTYQNQLTKSKSYLRNSSQQRVTINEFATPAALDPCKTIFHKVSSLFTELDEVFSDNPMISVYPIGNELFAFAETPFAFQFDPVTLKTIGRANLYNDVGFTSHSSHPHVMPDGTVFHLGQQIDLKGPGYSILKIPRKKEKETINSRSKVDYDSCDTELSAYETDSTSGVSDGEEETRSVSPSLSDRSFISTDSNENTKRQVSEKQVIDLKEKSPFRRGEIIVKVPCRWKTQPSYMHSFSVTDNYFILVEQPLAAPLAQVFRNVMKGRPLVDALVFNEDESTIFRVISRATGQEIPVRYSTETFFFLHTINAYEEDGHIVIDICCYKNPRMLECMYIEALKNGQSDEDYAKLFRGRPKRFVIPINPPTNKPGNLNTLSYSHSIASWYRNGKEIYINPEIIADIGCETPRINYDVYNSKKYRYFYAISSDVDMDNPGTLIKVDINETNYKTWCEKDIFPSEPVFVPRPDAIDEDDGVILSSLIFARGETNKVGLLILDAKTWTEISRTVFVTPGPIPKCLHGWYASNTQNSDAFT; encoded by the coding sequence GTGAAATTCCAACATGGCTACGAGGTTCCCTATATCGCAACGGCCCGGGGTATATTGAATATGAAAATCAGACAGTGAATCACATCTTTGATGGTGCTGGCCTCCTGCATAGATTTGGACTACGTAACGGATGTGTTACCTACCAAAACCAGCTAACAAAGTCCAAATCTTATCTCAGAAATTCCTCGCAACAACGAGTAACCATCAACGAGTTTGCAACACCTGCAGCGTTAGATCCATGCAAAACGATTTTTCATAAAGTGTCATCGCTATTTACAGAGCTTGATGAGGTATTTTCTGACAACCCAATGATCAGTGTCTATCCTATTGGAAATGAGCTGTTTGCTTTTGCTGAGACTCCATTTGCTTTCCAATTCGACCCAGTAACTTTGAAAACTATCGGAAGAGCGAACTTGTATAATGATGTGGGTTTTACGTCCCACTCATCCCATCCCCATGTAATGCCAGATGGAACTGTATTTCACCTAGGGCAACAAATTGACCTGAAAGGTCCGGGCTACTCAATCcttaaaataccaagaaaaaaagaaaaagaaacaataaattcTAGATCCAAGGTCGATTACGATAGCTGTGACACCGAACTCTCAGCTTATGAGACAGATTCCACTTCAGGAGTAAGTGACGGAGAGGAGGAAACAAGGTCTGTCTCACCGAGTTTATCTGACAGGAGCTTCATTTCAACGGACTCGAATGAAAACACGAAAAGACAAGTATCTGAGAAGCAAGTTATTGATTTAAAGGAGAAGTCACCGTTCAGACGTGGCGAGATAATAGTAAAAGTGCCATGTCGATGGAAGACCCAGCCATCGTATATGCACAGCTTTTCTGTAACTGACAATTACTTTATTCTTGTAGAGCAGCCACTAGCAGCACCATTAGCTCAGGTCTTCCGGAATGTAATGAAAGGACGACCTTTGGTAGATGCCCTTGTTTTTAACGAAGATGAAAGTACAATTTTCAGAGTGATATCTAGGGCAACGGGTCAAGAGATACCAGTAAGATATTCAACTGAGACCTTCTTCTTCTTACATACAATCAATGCATATGAAGAAGATGGACATATTGTAATTGATATATGCTGTTATAAGAATCCCAGAATGTTGGAGTGTATGTACATTGAAGCTTTAAAGAACGGCCAATCAGATGAAGATTATGCTAAGCTCTTTCGCGGGAGACCTAAAAGATTTGTAATTCCAATTAATCCCCCTACCAACAAACCGGGAAATTTAAATACACTTTCGTACAGCCACAGCATAGCCTCTTGGTAtcgaaatggtaaagaaatttatattaatCCAGAAATAATTGCGGATATCGGCTGTGAAACGCCACGAATTAACTATGATGTATACAACTCAAAAAAATATCGATATTTTTATGCTATATCATCTGACGTTGATATGGACAACCCAGGTACTTTAATAAAAGTTGATATCAATGAGACAAATTATAAGACATGGTGCGAAAAAGACATTTTCCCGTCAGAACCCGTTTTTGTTCCTCGTCCTGACGCTATTGATGAAGATGATGGGGTTATATTGTCGAGTTTAATCTTTGCCCGAGGGGAAACAAATAAAGTCGGCCTACTTATATTAGATGCGAAAACGTGGACTGAGATAAGCAGAACTGTATTTGTCACGCCTGGTCCTATTCCTAAGTGTTTACATGGATGGTATGCGTCAAATACACAAAATTCAGATGCTTTCACCTAA